A window of the Salvelinus fontinalis isolate EN_2023a chromosome 26, ASM2944872v1, whole genome shotgun sequence genome harbors these coding sequences:
- the LOC129823622 gene encoding desmoglein-2-like protein: protein MARVETVVILLPFILTFICVVAVESGGLNLRRQKREWIIPPKKLKENVDYTNKEYIAKIRSDEQYTSRVRYSLTGIGANQQPMNLFTVNPDKGLVRINGILDREETASYHLLGVAKYSNGTRAEKDIELNIFVEDQNDCSPVFGFGQSGSVNESSATETVVMKVTATDADEVNTLHSQIYYSIVEKSASNKMFNIDCQTGEIRVHRTTLDRETQDTYTLTVKGSDMNGAFGGNTGTAEVVIKILDINDNIPTLEKESYEGRVEENTVGVEVLRIKAIDLDLMYTENWLSVFTIVTGNEAGYFNITTDAKTNEGIIWITKALDYEELKVLNLAIRVSNKAEYYFGSSSTSGSIGGGVMGEAITGGGKTYPIKINVINQKEGPKFKPTVKVVTISEDSSLVTINKVITTYTAIDSDTLQIATNVRYAKIYDEDHWLTIDEKTAEIKLNKLPDRESKYLVNGTYYAKIIAITTDLPSKTATGTIAIQVEDFNDHCPTLTATTTTMCLGDTAVYVTAVDGDAFPNGAPFKFRVIQDDTKQKWMVEHLNATTAILRDHAHMWPGHYKVAVEIHDQQGKACADIQILNVVVCTCDQVNKVCLERRTGTDVTLGAPAILLLLLGLLLLLLVPLLLLFCLCGGAAAIGDFKPIPFDTKEHLIAYHTEGQGEDKEVPLLNVPVEMEHGPIKTGNVVKYGGNTGFIGRMGAIEGAAGGVSGDGFTSSSMFTGAHQHYHGFHQPSGRLEVDYGMGGGIMTEHHEHSMFSRLPAGAYDGMALSEEVLEEYYSAKANHTAQIDQQRDALLIYDYEGQGSPVGSVGCCSLLGADDDLDFLTDLGPKFKTLAQICQGSIAMEAETVNVSVSPTHPRPTTSTHTEVSRNTALNVNTLNTSVTTSTPLQESLITRDQGSVTIPRSHIQENVVIPRQTVLIQQPTMYYAAAPTMYMVEPQPQLLLVEQRGGGGYIHSQQAPGHVGVGTGQGMVQAGGLHGSQGMLLVEKQMGVGGGGGGHGHVIMGGGQFLQGAGQTITGGGHVITETSQTITQGGQILQGAGQTMIGGGHLSPGGSFSQGSRKVLVVESGSGPASAVGGSAGLWAPQVTLQRGQGSSSTFSSGGHSVEVRGQRGASTLTSSSLCGSIGSNQAPAAAVTVTTTPMPTAAPRSSSHTTVVQEKKSTVTEKYIETSTKA, encoded by the exons ATGGCCCGTGTAGAAACTGTTGTTATATTGTTGCCGTTCATACTTACG TTTATATGTGTGGTGGCAGTAGAAAGCGGCGGGCTGAACCTgagaagacagaagagagaaTGGATCATTCCTCCTAAGAAGTTGAAGGAGAATGTAGATTACACAAACAAGGAGTACATCGCAAAG ATTCGTTCTGATGAGCAGTACACGTCAAGAGTGAGGTACTCACTGACCGGGATCGGTGCAAACCAACAACCCATGAACTTATTCACCGTCAACCCAGATAAAGGCCTTGTCAGAATCAACGGCATTctggacagagaggagaccgCTTCCTACCAT TTACTTGGAGTAGCGAAGTACAGCAATGGAACCCGTGCAGAGAAGGACATTGAACTGAATATTTTCGTTGAGGACCAGAATGACTGCTCACCAGTGTTCGGTTTTGGCCAATCTGGATCCGTCAATGAGTCCAGTGCTACAG AGACCGTTGTCATGAAAGTGACTGCCACAGATGCGGATGAAGTGAACACTCTACACTCTCAGATTTACTACAGCATAGTGGAGAAGAGTGCTTCAAATAAGATGTTCAACATCGACTGCCAGACTGGAGAGATACGGGTTCACAGGACTACACTggacagagag ACTCAAGACACCTACACCCTGACTGTAAAAGGTTCAGACATGAACGGAGCATTCGGAGGAAACACAGGAACAGCAGAAGTTGTGATTAAAATCCTGGACATCAATGACAACATCCCCACCCTGGAGAAAGAATCT tACGAGGGCAGGGTGGAGGAGAACACGGTCGGTGTGGAAGTACTGAGGATCAAAGCCATTGATCTGGATCTGATGTACACTGAGAACTGGCTGTCTGTGTTCACCATCGTCACAGGCAATGAGGCCGGCTACTTCAACATCACTACAGACGCTAAGACCAACGAAGGCATTATATGGATAACGAAG GCACTGGACTATGAGGAGCTGAAAGTGCTCAACCTTGCCATACGTGTTTCCAACAAAGCAGAGTACTACTTTGGCTCCTCCTCTACGAGTGGATCCATAGGAGGAGGGGTTATGGGAGAAGCTATCACGGGCGGTGGTAAGACCTACCCCATCAAGATTAACGTGATCAACCAGAAAGAGGGCCCCAAATTCAAGCCAACGGTTAAAGTGGTGACCATCTCTGAGGACTCCAGCTTGGTCACCATTAACAAGGTTATCACTACCTACACAGCCATCGACAGCGACACATTACAGATCGCTACCAATGTCAG GTATGCCAAAATATATGACGAAGACCACTGGCTGACCATCGATGAAAAGACAGCAGAGATCAAGCTGAACAAACTGCCTGATCGGGAGTCCAAATACTTGGTCAATGGAACATACTACGCCAAGATAATAGCCATCACAACGG ATCTGCCATCCAAAACGGCCACAGGGACAATAGCCATCCAGGTGGAAGACTTTAACGACCACTGTCCCACGCTGACAGCTACGACTACGACCATGTGTCTGGGGGATACCGCTGTGTACGTCACGGCTGTGGATGGGGATGCCTTCCCCAACGGAGCTCCCTTCAAGTTCAGAGTGATTCAGGACGACACCAAACAGAAGTGGATGGTGGAGCACCTCAATG CCACCACTGCCATTTTACGAGACCATGCCCACATGTGGCCAGGTCACTACAAGGTTGCAGTGGAGATCCATGACCAGCAGGGCAAGGCCTGTGCTGACATTCAGATTCTGAACGTGGTTGTGTGCACCTGTGATCAGGTCAATAAGGTCTGCCTCGAACGTAGGACGGGCACGGACGTCACGTTAGGAGCGCCTGCCatcctgctgctcctcctgggcctcctgctgctgctgc tggttcctctcctgcTGCTGTTCTGTCTATGTGGAGGAGCGGCGGCCATTGGAGACTTTAAGCCCATCCCGTTTGACACTAAAGAACACCTGATTGCATATCACACTGAAGGACAAGGAGAAGACAAG GAAGTTCCTCTCCTGAACGTTCCCGTGGAGATGGAGCATGGCCCCATCAAAActgggaatgtagtgaagtacgGGGGAAATACGGGATTCATAGGAAGAATGGGGGCGATAGAAGGAGCTGCAGGAGGCGTGTCAGGGGACGGCTTCACCTCATCCTCAATGTTCACAGGAGCGCACCAACATTACCATGGCTTCCACCAGCCCAGTGGCAGATTAGAGGTGGACTACGGCATGGGCGGAGGAATCATGACAGAACATCATGAACACTCAATGTTCTCCAGATTACCTGCTGGTGCTTACGATGGGATGGCACTCTCTGAGGAAGTCCTAGAGGAGTACTACTCTGCA AAGGCCAATCACACTGCGCAGATCGACCAACAGAGAGATGCCCTGCTGATTTACGACTATGAAGGTCAGGGGTCACCGGTAGGGTCTGTGGGCTGCTGCAGCCTACTGGGGGCTGATGATGACTTGGACTTCCTCACCGACCTGGGGCCCAAGTTCAAGACCCTGGCCCAGATCTGCCAGGGGTCGATAGCTATGGAGGCGGAGACTGTCAATGTGTCTGTGTCACCCACTCATCCTAGACCTACCACATCCACTCACACAGAGGTCAGCAGAAATACTGCTCTCAATGTCAATACCCTGAACACCTCAGTCACCACCTCCACCCCCCTACAGGAGAGCCTGATTACTCGGGACCAGGGATCGGTCACCATCCCCAGGTCTCATATCCAGGAGAACGTGGTGATCCCCAGGCAGACCGTCCTCATCCAGCAGCCCACCATGTACTATGCCGCTGCCCCCACCATGTACATGGTGGAGCCTCAGCCCCAGTTGTTGCTggtggagcagagaggaggaggtggttatATCCATTCCCAGCAGGCGCCAGGCCATGTGGGGGTAGGGACCGGTCAGGGGATGGTGCAGGCAGGAGGGCTCCATGGTTCTCAGGGTATGCTGCTAGTAGAGAAGCAGATGGGagtgggtggtggtgggggaggcCATGGTCATGTCATTATGGGCGGAGGCCAGTTCTTACAGGGAGCCGGCCAAACTATTACTGGGGGAGGTCATGTTATTACAGAGACGAGCCAAACCATTACGCAGGGAGGCCAGATTCTACAGGGGGCAGGGCAGACCATGATTGGAGGAGGCCATCTCTCGCCAGGAGGAAGCTTCTCACAGGGTTCTAGGAAAGTGCTGGTTGTTGAGAGCGGGTCCGGGCCAGCCTCGGCAGTAGGAGGCAGTGCAGGCTTATGGGCACCCCAGGTCACCCTGCAGAGAGGCCAGGGGTCGTCCTCCACCTTTTCCTCAGGTGGTCATAGTGtagaggtgagaggtcagaggGGTGCTTCCACCTTGACCTCCAGCTCCCTGTGTGGCTCGATAGGGTCAAATCAGGCCCCTGCTGCTGCTGTCACAGTCACCACCACACCCATGCCCACGGCTGCACCACGTAGCAGCAGCCACACCACTGTGGTGCAAGAGAAGAAATCTACTGTCACTGAGAAATACATTGAGACCAGTACTAAAGCGTAG